Below is a genomic region from Butyrivibrio sp. AE3004.
TATCGTTTTGCATTCTTCGCACTCAATTTCCACTTTAATATCATTAGTTATTAATTGAGCATGCTCTAATTGTGTGTTTTTTACTACATCTGGATAGTATTTGTGAAGGTAATATGGTATAACTCCACTCATCTCGCCAACATCCACTACAATTTTGTTGACTTTTTTTATTCCATCCTGTTCCATTTTCGTTGTAATTGTATTGACAATATCTATAATATAACTTATTTCATGCAATTTAGAATAATCTCCATTTGTTAATTATACAATATTATAAATTTACAAATGACTATTTTAGTCAATATTTTTTATTATTTTTCGATGCCTTCCTTATATGATTTCAAGCATTATTATATGCATGCGCTTTTTTTCATATAATCAACCGTATCTAATGTTATTTAATAATCACATTTACCATTTTAGTCATTATTTTAATATATTATACATTTTATATTATATATATTAGTTATATTCTTAATTTATGTGCCTTTATCAATTCATAACATGTGGTGTCTACTTAATTTATCATTAGTTCTTTTTATTTTACAAAAATACTATTATTTTTTTATATTTGTCTGATTATTTTTAAATTCCTTTTTCTTTAACTCTTTATGATGCGCAATACCTTTTTGATTATTTATAACTCAATATTCTTGTTCTAATTCCTAAACCTTCGAAGTCAATACTGTATACATCAAAAATATCTGAATATATTTCTTGATTTTTCCAGTTTGTATATAAACAGATCTATTGTCTAGGATCTACTACCAGTAAAAAAATTCGTTTAAATTCTAAAAAAATCAGGATTATTTCTAAAGATTTTTCCTGGGATTTTTCCTGGGATTTTTCCGTGCTTTTTTCTATTCTCCTACATTCAAAAAATCTACTATGTACACATCTATATATAAATATATATAGACATCTAGATGTTTTCACATCTTTATAAATCTACAAATATATTTATTCATATTATATCATCTATATTTATTTTTATCAATCTATCAATTTATCATTATCAACTTGTATCATTATATTTGTATCATATTTATCATGATATATATGTATTATCTATCTTTTATATATTTTGATAATGATTCATTTGGATATTGATATAAATATAATCATCAATATTGCTCAACATATATTTTTTTACATTATCATAATGTTTATCTGATATATTTAATTTAATATAACATTTTCATCTTTTTTATTGTTCTTATGAAGTATATACATCATTATATATCGATATCATCATATATTGATATCATCGGATAATTATGTCATATATATTTTTACTTTTTATATACCCTTCATTATATATTTTTTTATTTTTATACTTACATCATTACACCAAATAATCATTTGCATATTTTGACTTCATTACATCATGATATCAATATGTTATATCATCTATAACTTATTGATAATTTGTCATCATATCATCAATTTTTAATTTTTATAGTCTTTGTTCCGGTTAATTATTCAGGTATTTTGAATTACTTTTAAAACTCTATATATAGTTTTAAACCATCATTTAAATCTACATGTAGTATATATCATTACATCATGTTGTTATGAGATATATTTTTTCCTATCTAATACAACAAGATTTTTTAATATTTTTCATCTCAAGATACATCATGTTGTATTTATGTTATTTTATATACTCATCGTCACATTAGAGTATTATTTTTCGTTCTAATATTCAACATTGATGTATTGATGTGTCATGTTCAAAAGCACATCATGTTGTGCTTATATATTTTCAGCTTGTAAACTGATGTGATTTTATATTGTTATATATTTCTATTTATATACAATTATAGTCATACATAATGAAGTATTGATATTTTGTATTATCTTTATATTTTGATTTATATATCTTTATATTTTGCTATATTTATAATATTTTATATTTTTATTTTTTACATTTATTATATTTTCATTTATATATCTATTTATATTATTATATGTATATATTTATATTTATGTATATTATATTATTTGTTTCATTATATATTGCTCCATTTATTACTTAGTATATTTATCATAACGTATTTTTATGTATATATATCGTTTAACTTATATATCAATTTATATTTTTCTTTACACATCTTTTCAGCAATGATAAAATAAGGATGGCATTTGTTTATATATTATGGGAGGAATACATGAAAACTATATCATTTTGTAATCAAAAAGGTGGTGTAGCAAAAACCACTTCAACATATGCATTAGCTACTGGCCTTGCTAAAAAGGGCTATAAAGTACTTATGATAGATTCTGATCCGCAGGAAAATTTAAGCCAAGCAGCCGGAATCGATTTATATAACATTCCTGCAGCAACACTTTCTGATGTTTTTAAAACAGAAAAAGGTGAAGCCGGTGCAGATATAAATGAGACTTTAATTCCAATAAATGATAATGTAGACCTTATAATAGGAGGAATTGAATTTACTTCCGCTGATTTAGATTATTCTGGCGTTACTTCAAGAGAATTTATGCTAAAAAGAGCATTAAAAAAGCTAAAAAAGACGTATGATTATTGTATTATCGATTGTAGCCCTACATTAGCACTAATAACTCAAAATGTGCTTGCTATAACAGATAAAATAGTTGTTCCTATGATGCCTGAAGCATTTGCAACAAATGGTGCTAATATGTTATTTTCTTGGATTTCTGTCATGTCAGAGCGTCTTAACAATCCTGATCTTGATGTAGCTGGAATTTTGGTAACAAATTGTAGAAATACAAATAATGCAAGTATATGGCTCGAAGGTATTGAAATGTTAGCTAAAGAATACGAAATTAAAGTATATGATACCAAAATACACCAGAATGTAGCTGTAGAAGAATCTCAAACACTAAATCAATCATTATTTGATTATGCCCCTAATGCACGAGCAACAAAAGATTATGCTGCTTTTGTAAAAGAATTCCTGAAAGGAGAGTCAAAATGAAAAAAGATTTAAAAAATGCAATGGCTAAAAATTTCCAGAAAATGGTTAATGAACAGCCTGCAGAAGACACTTCTAAAAAGGAAGAAGAAAATAGGGAAGATGTTGAGACAAAAATAGTAGAAATCGAGGAAAATCCAGTATCATCACCTTCGATTACAAATATTATCGAAGAGACAAATGAAGAACAGCATACAGAAGAACTTATACACTCAACGCAACAGCCTTCAGTAGCTCAAGTAGCACCATCGCCTGTCATTGGTACTACAAATTCCCCTGTTAACAATATTCCCGACATGCAGAATTTTACACAGCCAATACAAACTCAATCAGGCGTAAATTATATTAATTCCCCTTTACCGGATCATATTCCTATGCCTATGATTCAAACTCAAGTACCACCACAATTACAAACTCCCAATATTCCGATACAGCAAGTAGCTCAAACACCGATATATATGACTGATCAAATGGCATCACCTGTTATGCAATCCTCTTATAACAATACTATGTTAAATCAAGCTGAAAATACTACAAATGAAGTTAGACGTACCCCAAAAGCAGGAAACAAAAAATCCATACCTTTAATGCCGGAAGAAAAAAGTAGTGGAGTTTTACATATTAGATTAGGGGAATTACGTTCTTATGTTGATTTTATGACTCAATCTACCAAAATGTCTTACCAACAATATATTAGTAATCTTATAGAGCAAGATTTTGAGAAAAACAAAGATCTATACCTTAAATATAAATCTTTTATGGAACAATTAAATATATGACAACAATTGTTGTTAACATTATATTAATTAACAACATATTTCTTATTAATTAGAAGCTCTGGAATGTGCATAAAATAGCACGTTTCAGAGCTTTTTTTATTAGTTTTTAGGGACAAAAAAAATAGTAAAAGGGGAGAGAATCTTTTTGGTATAGGATAAAGATGATAGAAAAATGGGTATTAAAATGGGCTGTAAATGTTGAATAAAAGGAAAAGATGGTAGTAAAAGGGAATATATAACAATTTTATTTAGTAGTTATAAGGTATGTATTATAGAAAAAGGGTTTTATTGAGTAGTTTTTAGGACCTAAACATTAGTAGTTTTTGGGAACCAACCGGAATATCACTAAATATGAAAGAAATGATAGAAAAAGGGGATATATATTTTTTTATTAGTAGTAAATAGGTACATAAAAAGAATAACTTAGTAGAATTTGGGAAGAATAATAGCTTAACTTAGTAGAATTTAGGTATATTTTGATAAAAAAAGATTAAAAATATTCAGAAAGATTAAAAACAAATAGTGTTCTATTGACCAAGTGTAGATTAATAATTGATTAGTTAGTAGTAAAAAGGGATATAAAAAGGGTAGTTAGTAGAAAATAGGGTTATTTTTGGACTTATTTAGTAGTTTTTGGGGAATTATGAAGTAAAGAAAGTAGTAAAAAGGGATTAATTTTATAAAATACTGAGATAGTCAATATAAGAGTTGACTCATACAGTCATAGTTTCAATCTATAAAACAATCAAACAGGAGCTATATATCGTAAGTTAGTATGTTTGGGGGACTTATTATAGCAAAATAGGTATAAGATTAATAAAATAGAGGAAATTTGTTTACAGTAAGAGAAAATAGAACTATAATAAGTTAGTATTAAAAAGGTATGAAAAAAGACCTTAAGGGTTTTAGGAGGTAGTTTTGGGGCGTAAATCCAAAAAGCAGATTGAAGAAGAAACAACTGCTATTGAAAGTTTTTTGTCTAATCAGCATTATAAGAAAGCTAATACACTAATTAATTCTAAGGGTAGATCTACACTTCTTGTTCAGAAGCTCTTTGCAGTAAGTATTGCCAAAGCGGAGCTTAATCATGATGATAATACACTTGAAGCAAATATATATGGTACAGATTTAAAGAAGATCTTTGGAGTAAAAGGTGGTTCTTTTTATGAACATATTAAGGCAGCTATAGAACCGGCTAAATCCAAGCCATCTATACTGGATTGGCGTATTATCTATTCAAATGATGACACTAAGGAAATAGAAGCAATAAATGTAATAACGGATGCTTCATTTAAAAATGGTGTTCTAAATGTCAGATACAATAGTAAAATCACACCATTTCTGGCAAATTTGCAGAATAATTATACAGTACTTAGCCTTGCTGAAGCTGTTCAGCTCAATAGTGTTTATTCATTTAGGTTATATGAGATATTAAAGGCTGAAATGGATAAGCAACGCGCAGTTACAAAGAAGGAAGGTCCATATTATATTCAGTATCATTTAACGGACTTAAAATTACGATTAGGAATAATAGATTCTCAGGCGGATCCGGCGATTATCAGTGCACTTAAAAAGGGAAATCCTGATTATGATGCAATAGAGCGTCAGGCTGATAAACTTGATGGAGCCGGAAAATTGAAGACTTTCGGTAATTTTAAGAAATTTGCGTTGGATAAAGCTCAGAAGGAACTGAATGAAACGACCAGTATTTGGTTTGATTACGAACCTGTTAAAGCCGGACGTGGTGGAAAAGTAGTAAGTATTCGATTTAAGATAGATGTTAATCCAAGGGTGAAAAATAATAATAACATCAGTAATGTTTATTTGCAAAAAGAAAAAACTGTTTCTCCTGCAGAAGAACTTGAATATATGGATCAAGTTCAAGATATTATTGATGAAAGAGTAAAACCTTCGGAAATAAGATCTATTCTTAAAGCTGCTGATTATAATATTGATAAGGTAAAGAATGCGTATGATCTGTATACAAGACAGAGCAATCATGTGGATAATTTTGTTGGCTGGATGATAGCAGCAATAAAAAATAATTATTCACTTTCAGGTGCATCATCTAAACCGATTATAGGGGAATATGTTCAGAGTAGTTTTTCATATGATGAACTGGAATCTGAATTATTGGATAACTTTTAAATTATTTGTTTATGAAAAAAGCGAGTTCAAATGAACTCGCTTTTTTATCAACCTGCAACTAAATTATATTCCTGATATCCATCAATTAAAGCTGTTATTTTTTTAGAGTCGCCAATAACAGATACATATAATGGTTTTAAAAGATTAAGTGAAAGCAGACCGATAATAGATTTGCCATCAATATAACTGTGACCGCTTCTTACATCGACCTGGCAAGATGATTTTGCGTTCATTTGTACAAATTTGATGATTTGGTTTTCGTCGTCTAGACTAATTTTAATATCTTTTGTCATTTTCTTTCTGCGTGATTGTCACGCTTCCCCCTATAATTATTTGTAAAAAAAATACAGTCAAAACTTTAGCACATTAGCGCAGAAAATACAATACCTATATGTAGTATATAATATTTTTATAAATACTATATATCGAGCAAGGAATAATCATTATTGCGTCAAAATGTGTGTAAATTGCGAATTATTGCGAAAAAAAGAGTTAATTCCATAAAAAAAATATAAAGACACAGATTATTCATACTCTCTGTGTTATATTGAATGTATAAAAATGATAATTAAAGAAAGGGCCAGGTGACACGAATGAAAAAGGTTTTATTTTATGGTGATTCAAACACCTACGGATTTGATCCGAGAGGCATGATGGGTGGTCGCCTTCCGGAATCAGAGAGATGGACAGATATTATTGCTAAAAAAATGCATGGTGAATGGCGTGTTTTTGCTGATGGAATGAATGGTAGAGTTATTCCGGATAATCCGTATTCTCTTCTTTCCTTAGATAAATCAGTTTTAGAATATAGTCCTTTGGATTTATTCGCAGTAATGCTTGGTACAAATGATCTTGTAAATATGTCGGTTCCTGATGCTGAGACTGTAGCTGCAAAAATGAGAGATTTTATAGAAAGACAGTTAAATCGCACGGAATTTATTGATAATAAGACAGGTTTTTTGTTGATAGCTCCACCTAAAATTCTTCCTCATATGGATGAGAATCTGGAAGAAGCTGAGGCACAAAGGAAGAGGCTTTCATCTGAACTGGATATTATAGCTCAGGAATTCGGAATATTTTTTGCTGATGCGAGCGAATGGGATTTGGAAATGTCCTTTGATGGTTTGCATATGTCTTCAGAGGGACACGAGTTATTTGCAGAAAAAATTATGGGAATACTAGGAAGTATTGATCTGACAGCTGAAAGACAGGAAGCAGATGATTACGTGTGTGCATATCTTGCATAAGAGTTTTAGGATAATTATATCTAAATATAACATACAGAAAATCCATGAAGTTATCGACTTTGTGGATTTTTTATTGCATAATATAATATGAGGTGTTCTTTTATTTAATGACTGACAGAGTCAACTTAACGCACACTAAATAACACAAGATATGCTTATACTTAGTAGTTTTGGGGGTTGTTTTTTCATGAGAATTGAAGAAAAAAAAGTCACGATTAAGGGAGGAAAAGAACTAAAGCTAAGAACCGTATTAAGAGAAGATGCGGAAAAAATACTGGCATTTAGAAGAGATGTTGCAGGAGAAACAATTTATTTAACGAGATATCCTTATGAAATTGATAATTCTGTAGATAAAGAGCGTGATATAATAGGAAACTATCTTAGAGCAGAGCATTTAGGAATGCTTGCGATTTTTGATGAAGATATGATAGTGGGAATTACTTCAATCAGTCCGGTAGGAATTACTTTTAAAACAAGACACAGAGCATCCGCAGAACTTGTTGTAAGAAAAAAATATTGGAATCTGGGTCTTGGTTCATATCTGTTGGATCAGGTTATAGAAATGGCAGGCAATTGTGGATATGAAAGGCTTGAACTTAGTGTTTTTGCGGATAATGCAAGGGCATTAAGACTTTATAAGAAGAAAGGATTTATTGAGTGCGGACAGATTCCCCAAGCTTTTAAAATGATGGATGGGACATATCATGATGAAATTATGATGTCCAAGAATTTATGGAGACATTGATAATGAGAACAACATTTGCGCCAATGGAAGGTATAACTATATATTGCTATAGGAATGCTCATCATAAAGTTTTTAAAGAGGGTATTGATTATTATTACACACCATTTTTATCGATTTATAAGCATCATGCTATAAAAAAAAGAGATATGCGAGAAATTCTCCCTGAAAATAATAAAGATAAGGGAATTCGGATTATTCCACAGATTATGGCAAATGAAGCAGATGAAATAATATGGGCATTAAATGATTTGTATGAAAGGGGATATGAGGAAGTAAATCTTAATATGGGATGTCCTGTAGGAACAGTTGTAAGTAAAAATAAGGGTTCAGGGATGCTACTTAATCCGGATAAGCTGCATGAGATTTTTTCCAGGGTTTTTGATGAAGAAATTACAGAAAAGATAAAGTTTACTGTAAAAACCAGATTGGGGCTTGAAAATTCGCATGAATTTGAAGATATTTTGCCAGTGCTAAATAAGTTTCCATTCGGACAGGTTATAATTCATCCGAGAGTTAGAAAGCAGATGTACCAGGGAACTCCGGATATGGAAGTATTTGAATGGGCATATGAGAATAGTACTAATCCTGTAGGATATAATGGTAATATATTTTCTGCCGGTGATTATGCTGATATAGCAGGAAAATTTCCGAATTTGTCCGAAATAATGATAGGAAGAGGATTGGTCGCTAATCCAGCATTGGCAAGAGAGATAAAGACAGGGGAACATATTACGTTTGAAGAGCTAAAAGAATTTATGACTGAATTACAAAATTGTTATAAAGATGAGATATTTGCAGATGAATCTATAATGCATAAGATGAAAGAAATATGGTTTTATGTAGGGAACCTTCTGGAAAAGGAAGACGGAACGGATTCAGATCCGTATATTCATAAAATAAGAACTGCAAAAAATATTGCTGATTACAGAAATGCTGTAAGGGTTATATATAATGAATGCAGAATAAGAAATTTATAACATCAAGGCATCAGCACATCATGATGTGCTGATGTGGTATGCGCTTAAGTATTTATTCTCCGCCTTGATCTTTTAATAGCATCTCATGGATTGCTTTTGCTAAAACTTCGTCAGGAGCAGCTTTCAATTTTTTTTGTTTAGTTGATTCCTCAGAACTGGTGGGTATATCTTGTAAAGTCTCCTGTTTTTGATCTTTATTAGCCATATTACGCCCTCCAAAATAGATTTTGGTATTAGTTTATTAAATACCAAAAAGGTACAGTTTGCATACTTGAGAATACAAATAATTTTGTGAATCATTACTTAGTACCCAAAAGAAATAATATAAGGAATTTTGGGGATTAAAACTATTATACGAATATTTTATGTGGAGTGATTATCTTATTTTTATAATAGCACGTATGAACTGATTTCGATATACTCATTTGTAAATGGATGTTTTATCAAATGTAGAATGTTTGTTGACAGTGCTGTATTCACATATACTGTGCGCTTGTTGTCTATACGTGGTTATAAAATGCGAAAAAACGTATAAAAAAGTTGATTTGGGTGATAGGTAGTGGTAGAATTGCCTTAGTTTCTAAAAAAATCTAAAGGGGGAATAAAAATGAATAAAACAGAACTTGTAGAAGCCATTGCTAAGGAAACAGGTCTTTCAAAGAAAGACTCCGAGAAGGCTGTAAAGGCATTTATTGATGTTGTTTCCAAGACTCTTAAGAAAAAGGATAAGGTTCAACTTGTAGGTTTCGGTACTTTCGAAACATCAAAGAGAGCCGCAAGAACAGGTAAGAATCCTCAGACAGGTGAGGAAATCAAGATTCCTGCTTCTATTGCTCCGAAATTCAAGCCTGGTAAGGCTCTGAAGGATCTTGTAAACAAGAAGTGATTTAGAACATGCATTTAAGCCCCGGAGTACAAAAAGTATTCCGGGGCTTTTTGTAGTAGAAAACGGGTAAGAGAATGTATTATATTATAAAATATTTTTATCTGCAGGTTGTATAGCGTTTCGAAAGAAATGCAGAATGTTTATGTGGGAAATCGAGTATAAGACAAACTTGATTCTAAAAAAGAGGAATTATTATGAAAAGAATTTTTACAACATTTATCATTACTTTTGTGGTAGTTTTAGCTATTGGTGGTATTTTTCTTTATAGCAAAGATACCTGGTTTAAGAATGATACGGATGAAATTAGCGTCGCTGCAGCCGGAAAAAGCGATGATAAAGCCCAGAAGAATGGAATAACAAGCGCTATTGAAGAGGCGAAGAAAGAAGTAATAAAGAGCGTTGCTAAAAAGGTGGTTGATAAGGCGGTTGAACAATATGCGGGTGAGTCCAGCTCTGAAGTGAGAGAGATGATTGATTCTGTGGCAGAAGAAGATAAGGATAGGATTACAGATATTATTGTGGATAATATTACTATTGAGGATATACCTGACGTAGAGGCTTATATTTCAAATAAAGATGTTGATGGGCTTAAGGATTATGCAAAAGAAAAACTGACAGAAGAGGATTACTCTGAGCTTACAGGAATTTTGGAAAAATATTCAGACAAAGCTATAGAACAGATCAATGGAGTAAAAAATAATTAATGAAAAAAGCAGAGATTACTGTGGCGGAGGCTATAAAGGTCAAACTTCCGCTTAAAGAATGTCTGATAGGCGAAGCGAAATTTTATAGAAAAGTCGCTATTGTTGTTTTGCCAATGATTATTCAGAATACATTATCAAACATAGTAGGTTTACTTGATAATGTAATGGTTGGCCAAGTAGGCACACTCGCAATGTCATCTGTAGCGATTGTCAATCAACTGATGTTTGTTTACATGCTTTGTGTGTGGGGGGCATTGGCGGGAGCAGGTATATTTGGCACACAGTTTTTTGGAAAAAAAGACTTTGAAGGTGTTAGATATACAATGCGATTCAAACTTATAGTAGCACTTGTTATCACTACATTAGCAATAATAATATTTTTGATTGCAGGTGATAGTCTTATAAATCTTTATATTTCTGCAGATACTCCCTTTGCAGAGGCACAGGAAACGCTGAAATTAGCAAATAAATATTTGCATATAATGCTCATTGGAATTATTCCGTTCAGCATAGTTCAGACCTATGCAGGTACGATCAGAGAATCAGGGAAAACAACATTACCAATGATTGCAAGCATGTGTGCTATGCTTATTAATTTTATATTTAATATACTTCTTATTTTTGGATATATGGGATTTCCCAAACTTGGTGTTGCAGGTGCTGCAATAGCTACTGTTATTTCCAGATTTGTTGAGTTTGGAATAGTTATAACAATAGCGCATAGCAATCATTCGAGTTATGCATTTATATCAGGTTTGTATAAAAATTTTCATGTACCTGTCAGACTTATTTGGCCGATATTGTCAAAATCTTTGCCATTGCTGGCAAATGAGTTTTTTTGGAGTATGGGACAGGCTGCTTTATTGCAGAGTTATTCCATAAGAGGAATTCAGGTTATTGCTGCAATGAATATTGCTAATACAATAGCTCAGATTTTTAATGAAGTATTTCTATCCCTTGGGAATTCATCATCAATTGTTGTAGGGCAGGAGTTAGGAGCAGAGCATTATATTAACGCAAGGAAATATGCATGGAGAATGGCTTCTCTAAGTGTATCCAGTTGTTTGGTTATGGGTACATTATTGTATTGTGTAGCGCCTATTATTCCTCAGTTCTATAATACTGAGCCTGAAATCAGAACCCTTGCATCCGAGTTTATCAGAGTTGTTTCTTTTGTGATGCCATTGAATGCCTTTGCAAATGTGGCTTACTTCATATTAAGATCCGGTGGAAAGACAATGGTTACATTTTTATTTGACAGTTGTTTTTCCTGGCTGGTAAGCGTTCCTGCATCAAGATTACTTACAGGGCATAATGCAATACCGGTTCAGACAGTGTATTTATGTGTATGTTCTCTTGAGATGATCAAATGTATTATTGGTTTTGTTCTTGTAAAAAAAGGTGTGTGGGTAAGGAATATTGTTAAGAAAACATAAAATACCATGAAGATATATAAACAAAATGCTTTTTGTGTGATACGATTTTTATGCACAGTATAATTGTACATAATATCTAATCAGGGAGAGCGATATGGATACAGAGAAACCTACATGGCTATTGAAAGATAAGATATTCTCTGAGGATCATATGTTTACAAGGATGCTTGGATATGCTATTGAAGAGAATCTGTCTGAAACATATCATGCATTGTATTATGCCAGAGAAAAGCACTCCGGACAGACGCGAAAAAAAAGTCCTTTTACGCAGGAGCATATTCCATATATAATTCACCCTTTAATGATGGCATGTCATGCACATGCCATGGGAAT
It encodes:
- a CDS encoding hydrogenase maturation nickel metallochaperone HypA/HybF — its product is MHEISYIIDIVNTITTKMEQDGIKKVNKIVVDVGEMSGVIPYYLHKYYPDVVKNTQLEHAQLITNDIKVEIECEECKTIYHPEKIYSYKCPKCGERKGNLIRGKGIQIKNIEIEE
- a CDS encoding ParA family protein; the encoded protein is MKTISFCNQKGGVAKTTSTYALATGLAKKGYKVLMIDSDPQENLSQAAGIDLYNIPAATLSDVFKTEKGEAGADINETLIPINDNVDLIIGGIEFTSADLDYSGVTSREFMLKRALKKLKKTYDYCIIDCSPTLALITQNVLAITDKIVVPMMPEAFATNGANMLFSWISVMSERLNNPDLDVAGILVTNCRNTNNASIWLEGIEMLAKEYEIKVYDTKIHQNVAVEESQTLNQSLFDYAPNARATKDYAAFVKEFLKGESK
- a CDS encoding replication initiation protein — translated: MGRKSKKQIEEETTAIESFLSNQHYKKANTLINSKGRSTLLVQKLFAVSIAKAELNHDDNTLEANIYGTDLKKIFGVKGGSFYEHIKAAIEPAKSKPSILDWRIIYSNDDTKEIEAINVITDASFKNGVLNVRYNSKITPFLANLQNNYTVLSLAEAVQLNSVYSFRLYEILKAEMDKQRAVTKKEGPYYIQYHLTDLKLRLGIIDSQADPAIISALKKGNPDYDAIERQADKLDGAGKLKTFGNFKKFALDKAQKELNETTSIWFDYEPVKAGRGGKVVSIRFKIDVNPRVKNNNNISNVYLQKEKTVSPAEELEYMDQVQDIIDERVKPSEIRSILKAADYNIDKVKNAYDLYTRQSNHVDNFVGWMIAAIKNNYSLSGASSKPIIGEYVQSSFSYDELESELLDNF
- a CDS encoding GDSL-type esterase/lipase family protein, which gives rise to MKKVLFYGDSNTYGFDPRGMMGGRLPESERWTDIIAKKMHGEWRVFADGMNGRVIPDNPYSLLSLDKSVLEYSPLDLFAVMLGTNDLVNMSVPDAETVAAKMRDFIERQLNRTEFIDNKTGFLLIAPPKILPHMDENLEEAEAQRKRLSSELDIIAQEFGIFFADASEWDLEMSFDGLHMSSEGHELFAEKIMGILGSIDLTAERQEADDYVCAYLA
- a CDS encoding GNAT family N-acetyltransferase translates to MRIEEKKVTIKGGKELKLRTVLREDAEKILAFRRDVAGETIYLTRYPYEIDNSVDKERDIIGNYLRAEHLGMLAIFDEDMIVGITSISPVGITFKTRHRASAELVVRKKYWNLGLGSYLLDQVIEMAGNCGYERLELSVFADNARALRLYKKKGFIECGQIPQAFKMMDGTYHDEIMMSKNLWRH
- a CDS encoding tRNA dihydrouridine synthase yields the protein MRTTFAPMEGITIYCYRNAHHKVFKEGIDYYYTPFLSIYKHHAIKKRDMREILPENNKDKGIRIIPQIMANEADEIIWALNDLYERGYEEVNLNMGCPVGTVVSKNKGSGMLLNPDKLHEIFSRVFDEEITEKIKFTVKTRLGLENSHEFEDILPVLNKFPFGQVIIHPRVRKQMYQGTPDMEVFEWAYENSTNPVGYNGNIFSAGDYADIAGKFPNLSEIMIGRGLVANPALAREIKTGEHITFEELKEFMTELQNCYKDEIFADESIMHKMKEIWFYVGNLLEKEDGTDSDPYIHKIRTAKNIADYRNAVRVIYNECRIRNL
- a CDS encoding HU family DNA-binding protein; this encodes MNKTELVEAIAKETGLSKKDSEKAVKAFIDVVSKTLKKKDKVQLVGFGTFETSKRAARTGKNPQTGEEIKIPASIAPKFKPGKALKDLVNKK
- a CDS encoding MATE family efflux transporter; translated protein: MKKAEITVAEAIKVKLPLKECLIGEAKFYRKVAIVVLPMIIQNTLSNIVGLLDNVMVGQVGTLAMSSVAIVNQLMFVYMLCVWGALAGAGIFGTQFFGKKDFEGVRYTMRFKLIVALVITTLAIIIFLIAGDSLINLYISADTPFAEAQETLKLANKYLHIMLIGIIPFSIVQTYAGTIRESGKTTLPMIASMCAMLINFIFNILLIFGYMGFPKLGVAGAAIATVISRFVEFGIVITIAHSNHSSYAFISGLYKNFHVPVRLIWPILSKSLPLLANEFFWSMGQAALLQSYSIRGIQVIAAMNIANTIAQIFNEVFLSLGNSSSIVVGQELGAEHYINARKYAWRMASLSVSSCLVMGTLLYCVAPIIPQFYNTEPEIRTLASEFIRVVSFVMPLNAFANVAYFILRSGGKTMVTFLFDSCFSWLVSVPASRLLTGHNAIPVQTVYLCVCSLEMIKCIIGFVLVKKGVWVRNIVKKT